ATTTCAACTTTACatattaacttaaaggagaaggaaagttaaaatcactgggTGGTgtcaaatgttagacaccccctgTGATTATAACAGTTTACCCCAGGTTTGTGCTCCGGTTTGCATAAAGCTCCATTGGCCTGGGGTACTTCTATATCAGCACCATAGATGGatcatcttcttccacttcttcattCTCCTATGGCCCAGGCCAACACTTGTTCAGTAGAGTGATAAAGCCATTCTTTCAATTAAAAGGTCatcttttcactctactgcacattaACACCTGATgcgaagaagaaagaagagagtGACATGGTGATCTACAGAAGTACCCCAGGCAGGTTAAGATTTTTGTTAACAAGAGCACCGGCATGAGTAATAGGTAAGCAATCATCACGGGGGCGTTGCCCAACATTTAGCATCCCAGAGATTATAACGTTTCTTCTCCTTTATGAAGAACTTAAATTATGatattgtacaatatatttatGCAAGCTACACAAGCAGGTTTATTGGCATGATATACATAGAAACTCACCATACACCCCACCCTGGGATGCCAACAGCTTGGATTATACTGATCACCAGCTGACCAGTGAATGTGAAGAAGAATGCCATAAAATTAAATGAGCTGTCTGTCCTGTGAGAAGAAGTATAGACATATAACATCTGAAAAAGTGTATTCAGTTACAGATGGGGTAAGTAATAAATCATACTTAAAGCTCAGTGAAGgggcaaaaaagttaaatataatgtatataatggcaataaatataaacacaaaaattATACATAAGTACGTGTCTGCAAAGGAAGGAGTATAAACGTAAGGTATATAAACGGATATAGAGGGCAGAAATGAAAGATTTGTTTTTAGTTAAAAGTTAAAGAGAAAGACAAAAGATGTGAAATAGAGAGAAGGGTACTTACTTAAAAGCTTTGTAAATAGGTCTGAACCAGCACACATAGGAGCAGGGAGTAAAAAGGATGAGCCACAGAAATGCCAGGCCAAAATTTGTGGCGCCGCCTCCTCCAATCAACCAGGccaggcaaccaatcagattcacCCCCAGAGTGATGCTATTCACTGTAAGCACACATGGGGATCACGCAGAAAGGCACACGCATGCAGTGAGAAGAGAGCCAAAGATCAGAGTGAGACTGCGGACAAGGCAGTGTTCAGAAAGTGGGGTtttcaattattatatatttacccACCCAAAATAATACCCCCAAAATTGCAGTAAACATGGAAATACTGTATACTTCATTTTATGAGAATAGATCTGGACAATAGGAAATTGTGTTAAACTGCTTTTACCAAAACAATATGAGCAGAAATTGTGGATCTCATACCACCTTGAACATAGGGAACCTAGAAATATACACAAACTAAATTGTGGGGCTCATTCATCACCAGTGAGCAAATTTGTAACAGGATAGTAATCTATACTAATCAGtacttagcatttttttttccagacagctacaggtagaataatgaaaacaaaaatttgattggctgccatgggttatttcccaggtgcaaatttacccagtgttgataagcAAGTCTTACCTTGCaatgatttaaaatatatatatacttcatagATAATGTTggtctaccatataaaattaagAAAATGCAAACAGCAAAGTTTATTTCAGTGATTTCAGCCAACAGAGAAGCAACCAAAACTAAGTTGTATGTGATACtcaactctatagttagtatagatattagtatacataatgtatgtgagtgtattgaggggtgggtgtatggatgctgggttttcatttggaggggttgaacttgattgactgtcttttcaacctgatttaactatgtaatcaTGTATTCCACCCATTCACTTGAATAGCAAATAGGCAAGTGTGGTTACTGATGCTCTCCTCCCTGAAATTGCTCTAGTATACATTTTTAGAATGCTAATAAttcaaaaccatacaaaataaataatgggattTTTCTTCTAAGCCAGACCTGCCAAATGAcgaaacttcggaaaaccgagtgccatcccgtcggcattcttgccagcgggaaggcattttggggagattagtcacccaaagaagaggagatttgtcgatgggtaactaatctccccggaatccccaccaccctaaagggagtggcgatatcactccaacttgctgtgcaGCAGCAGAGTGACTgtagtttattagagcacaagccacatgactgggggcacttgggaaactaacaacatgccTAGCCCCATTTAAgatatgaaaattaaatataaaaaatcagtttgctcttttgaaaaggaGATTTCAGTAtggaattctgcttgagcagtgctattaatttgaggaaaaaaaaacggttttcttgtaacagaatccctttaacgtttTGTGGTTATTCACTTCTAATAAGGGCTCCAATTAGAGAAGAGGATGGCATCACTGAGGTAGCCATTTGGCTGTCATGCCAGTAACTGCACATGGACACAGATTTGGCATGCCTGTTGTACTTATTGAAAATATCCAACAACTGTTACAGAATATTATCTGTAATATTAACTGTTACAGAATATTATCATGTCACTTGTAATGTTATCAACCCTGCTGACACGGCCCCTCTCATGTGGACCTAGGGCAAATGGGGTTCCCTTTAACTAATGCAATTCATTCTCAATGACTTCTCTCTTCTATATAATTTGTACAAATCTCTCTGTGATTTTTAGAAGACTATGGCCAATCTAATAACACCCAATTTAGTACGGTCCACTCACACATCCACAGGTAGTAGAGACGTTTAGCTGTGGTCCGGTGCACATCCGGGATGTCAGTGTCAAAATCCTGGTAGAAACATGGCTTGAGAGGTATGAATCGGGGAAGAGGCGGGAAGTTGTTTGGTTTATctgaaggaaataaaaataatacattagtacTTCAGAGCAGACATTAgatcaaatgtacagtataaataaaagctGTAATAGGGCAATGGCAGGCAGTTGGTAATCCAGGTGCTGTTCAGTGGAGGAGAGGATATCCTGTACAAGTCATCAATACCATCAGAAAAAGAAGGACAGAGAGTGACTGAGGATAACACCACTTAGCAGCATATGGCTGTGTGGATTTAGGATTCGCATGAATAACAATGTGGATTACTAGGTAATAATAAGGATTGCCAACAGCCACCTTTAATAATGGCCACATATAACCAAGGCCCAGAGAGTGCTGAATAGACATCATATGATAGCAGTCAGGCACCATTTTCAAGGTGTCCTTTAGTAAAGCTGTGTGTTGCTCACTGACCCTGActggtgtgtatatgtatatagagagagattgtCCCTGATGCCATTGAAACATGCGGACTAAACGTGACGGTATGTGCATACAAAAGCTCTTTTATATTCATGTTATTTGCTAAGATCTTACCAGACATGATGAGCACAGTCTCTGCCCCGCTGTCAGGAGGGACGTGTCCCTTGAATGTGGGAATCTGAGGTCTAAAGGGACACAGGCGAAATCTTTAGATGAATGAACACAGCTCCGCACCGTCCGACCAATATCAATAGAAATAGACAATAAGCGACTGGACACTGAGAGCGGAAAATCTCTGAGTCTGTCACACTACACGGGCAAGCCTGATGTTATTACAATAAAGAGCTATTTCTAATAGGGCCGCTATTCGAGCGCGCTCGCAGCCCCTGCGCGTACTTGTACTTCTGCTGCCTACAACCCGCAGCTCTGTCAGAAGTGACGCCACGTGCGTCACGTATTTACGTGTGAGTTTGACGCTACAGACGTGACGACGCCATAGCGGGGTCAGTGTTCACATTTTCACTCGGTCAGATGAAGTATATGGCCTGAGGGCTGCTGATTTTCTGAAAAACCGTTCTTGTGGTACTGCGGCCACTTTTTGGGGAAGAAATAACAGCCATTCTATATGTTTACTTGTTAATAACACAGCCGTCAATTATTACTCATCATATAAGACATTAGTAGCTGCTGCAGTGTGGAGTGAGCTTTCAATCTAAGGTCCCGaccctattacattcacacagcAGGGCTAATTCTATCAGGGCAACAACCTTCAGTGCAAAGTGAACTCCAATATATGAGCTGGATATGTGGAAGGGAGTTTGCACTGCCTCTTTCTTCCAGGATACACAGCTTTCAGAAACTGTTTATCAACACATTTTGCAACTTACATCTCCCACTATGGAAATGTCTGAATGTTTTTGGTGTGGTAGGAAACCCAATGCATGTCCAGGAGAACATACTATCTCTGCAGATAGCTTTCTATTCTTACTGCAGGGATCACCTTGGGTGACAGGCAGCACACCTTAAAATGTACCTGATATTGAACAATTCACTGGGAAAAATggccaatatttatataaatacctgGCACTGGAATGTAAAATTACAGCTTCTCACAGTGTATTGTTGGTCTAACAATCGTTTATAGGTAAAAGgtttaatatttcttttatttttagaaaaacagCTAGGAATAGCCATCCACACTTACAAGGTATTTAAGCAGGTGCCCGGAGCTGCGACCAAGAatcatactacaggtataggatcccttatccagaaagctcagaattacggaatggctgtctcccatagactccattttatccaaataatctaaatttttaaaaatgatttcctttttctgtgtaataataaaacagtagcttgtacttgatcccaactaagatataattaatcattattggaagcaaaaccagcctataggggttatttaatgtttaaatgaatttctagtagatttaaggcatgaagacccaaattacggaaagatccgttatccggaaaaccccaggtcccgagcattctggataacaggtcccatacctgtactaggtttggactggcattcaaaataggccatgtcatttcaggtacacagagaccccacccctttaaagttatactgacacctaggggcccatttacttagctcgagtgaaggcatagaataaaaaaaacttcgaattttgaatgttttctttggctacttctaccatcgaattggctacttcgaccttcgactttgaatcaaacgattcgaccattccatagtcgaagtactgtctctttaaaaaaaacttcgaccccctacttcgccacctaaaacctaccgaggtgcaatgttagcctatggggaaggtccccataggctttctaatgtttttttggtcgaagaaaaatcgttcgatcgatggattaaaatcgttcgatcgaactatttgcgttaaatccttcgacttcgatattcgaaggatttatattcgaccatgtaaatctgccccttaaaactacttttcaaaatataaatttgcattaAAAGTTATATATAGGTCATGGTCATCGTTTTTTTGCTAAAAGGTCTGCTTATGTAAGTTATTGTTccaaaacctgactgtcccttcccaACCTGTAAGGTATagcttctaatgctaatggactactgctgcacaaatatggaagccccctcaaggaacatgggggatcagatgggtaatgtaaaaccATCAGGCAGATACTTCTAGCAAAATTATAATTAGCATGCATAGACAATTTTATGAAAGTtgcaaagaaaaaagttttaatttctgctgtcagtatctctttaacttagCTGTAGTAAACAATGCCATTCAGCAGCAGCAACATACTGCCCCGTATGAAAAGAGGTATAAATTCATTGAATGAGAGGGTAATTTTTCCCTGGTAAGGGCCCCCTCTTGAATATGCAGTGTTCAGAAAGgactttaaaagggaactattgtgaaaatgaagaTGTATGATAAGGTCCAGATCACAGAAATACGATAAAATCTAAATAGatgcatgggatccattatctggtaagACATTAATTATGGGAAAGTCCATTTAAGcataaaaacgtttttttccctcttaatttccattctctctgtaataataaaactaccttGTACTAGAGAGTAACTAATCTGCATAAGTCCATACTGGGGGCAAAACaatagacaatatatatatttttttttatcagagagatccaaattacagaaaaccccaggtcccaagcttttcagataatagattccatccctgttttttcagttatttatcttGAGACAGTTAGCTCTAACACAGCATAGACTAATGTAGTTGACTTGTCATTCAACATCTGATTCTGACTCCTGCCtgagagagacagattgctgaaagGTGGATATTGAAATctcatttaaatgtttaattatatgGAGATATTTTgttatttccattagacaaagctCATAGTAGTTTAAAATTGTATGATAGTTCCCTTTATTTGTAAGATTTTTGTATTATTGATTTTCCTGTTCTTTGTATTTCCAGTTTAGAACTGATTATGATGAAGTTATGATAGGATAGTCAGGGTCACTTTTCATAGCTTTCCTAACTATTTTACATTCAGCAGGGgaatttaaatgcatttcttaaTGTGTTATTTCTTGCTATGAATATAGCTCACTGAGCAAGAGTATGTACAGCTCACTGTGACTTTCTTGCTAACAAATGTTTGTGAACTGTCTACATAAGTATATATTGTTCTGTACAAATATTTACTTATCTCCACTTAATGGTCTTTACAAGCATGTCACGTTGTAAGCAGATCTGCAAAAGCTATTACATTTAGGTGCATAACTCAAGCTGAGAGCTCATAATATTtatcttaaaaaatataaaacaaaacatggtttgaatagattt
Above is a genomic segment from Xenopus laevis strain J_2021 chromosome 3L, Xenopus_laevis_v10.1, whole genome shotgun sequence containing:
- the scamp5.2.L gene encoding secretory carrier-associated membrane protein 5B; amino-acid sequence: MSDKPNNFPPLPRFIPLKPCFYQDFDTDIPDVHRTTAKRLYYLWMLNSITLGVNLIGCLAWLIGGGGATNFGLAFLWLILFTPCSYVCWFRPIYKAFKTDSSFNFMAFFFTFTGQLVISIIQAVGIPGWGVCGWIASISFFGTNVGSAVVMLIPTIMFTAVAVLSFVALTKVHRFYRGAGGSMSKAQEEWTTGAWKNPHVQQAAQNAAFGAAQGAMTQNEPQYSATPNYGYSNQM